From a region of the Nitrospira sp. genome:
- a CDS encoding 6-phosphofructokinase → MPSSAATLNFVTLEKLVAYGEALMRLARIGDPTLPPPAPASSDRIERAEAAMSAILSLVQRAHKGFADATEYQAARQTVIDQSCGGDALVFYAAWNKLLAAGELAPLLRAAIGHSQKPTVRRPVAIVPRTQLTPQLAEGRIVLDLGDDRFWLLPRDLGQRTLLFTMRHGVSQVESKTHRVGCRLANRLDPERGIVKADAVGMALAKIIGVVGKQLDYLQVHNYLDPRTFIHLVSRSPNTTQLYHRVVAALAPGGSESSAPQQANALESQDFGWVTGIEKSVEAEAAAQAFGVDGATAKKLIKHPLYSYPGGNSFFDTYVNVVDGVHRLADDHHGSVACLYTHSSTLRALVIFLDPRPFSEAFAEFGEYKEGQDNVVLLTYEHGQLSGYSTAVGLSQRERTERDAWLTVEKERRDRVTLKPRQIKRLVALVSGGDFAGGGAALKELRVTGNRFGLEVYFVRHGFLGLANNWIEKVSEQDTRMMGSRPSSPIGSSRFEDFKDQQVQQAAVRNLEPYLRDGALVVLGGDGSLRGARAMYEMFGVQVAGIPGTIDNNIRGTVSLGFHSALRLADQSIESLKATSSAMGSIFFVELMGAGSGHLALACAYQARAEGVLVNEHPDPDTYINDVILGTLKRSLGVPNKSHLFIVAERTPHQHHPDGGIHGLPDYVAREISKWPQVCPQPGHYPLTPATKATILGHTLRGAPPTPEDKAIAQQLAYETVRRLVEQPDDIVGCMVAYREPGSIETIPLHALTSKPFDWEIFSRMHGQETRMIDG, encoded by the coding sequence ATGCCGTCTTCCGCCGCCACGTTGAATTTTGTCACGCTTGAAAAGCTGGTTGCGTATGGAGAAGCCTTGATGCGGTTAGCACGCATCGGCGATCCCACGCTTCCACCTCCGGCCCCGGCGAGTTCGGATCGAATCGAGCGGGCCGAAGCGGCTATGTCGGCCATCCTGTCGTTGGTCCAGCGCGCCCATAAGGGATTTGCCGATGCAACTGAATATCAGGCGGCTCGACAAACGGTGATCGATCAGAGTTGTGGCGGGGATGCACTGGTCTTCTATGCCGCATGGAACAAACTGTTGGCGGCGGGAGAGCTCGCGCCGCTCCTTCGTGCCGCGATCGGACACAGTCAAAAGCCCACGGTCCGCCGGCCGGTGGCGATCGTTCCACGTACACAACTGACGCCACAGCTGGCGGAGGGGCGGATCGTCCTCGATCTCGGCGATGATCGTTTTTGGCTGCTGCCGAGAGATCTGGGGCAGCGGACTCTGCTTTTCACCATGCGGCACGGTGTCTCCCAGGTAGAGAGCAAGACGCATCGTGTCGGATGCCGGCTCGCCAATCGTCTGGATCCGGAGCGAGGGATTGTCAAGGCGGACGCAGTCGGGATGGCCTTGGCGAAGATCATCGGAGTAGTGGGCAAACAGCTCGACTATCTGCAAGTCCACAATTATCTGGACCCGCGGACCTTCATTCACCTGGTCAGCCGAAGCCCGAACACGACCCAACTGTATCACCGCGTGGTGGCAGCTCTCGCGCCCGGCGGTTCGGAGTCGTCTGCGCCGCAACAAGCGAATGCTCTCGAATCGCAAGATTTCGGATGGGTGACAGGCATCGAGAAATCGGTGGAAGCGGAAGCAGCGGCACAGGCCTTCGGTGTCGATGGGGCGACGGCTAAGAAGCTGATCAAACATCCGCTCTACAGTTATCCGGGCGGCAATTCCTTCTTCGACACGTATGTGAATGTCGTAGACGGGGTGCATCGGCTCGCAGACGACCATCACGGCTCCGTCGCCTGTCTCTATACGCACAGTTCGACGTTGCGGGCGCTGGTGATTTTTCTCGACCCCCGACCGTTCAGTGAGGCTTTCGCCGAGTTCGGCGAATACAAGGAAGGGCAAGACAATGTCGTGCTGTTGACCTATGAGCACGGACAGTTGTCCGGCTACTCGACGGCAGTTGGGTTGTCGCAACGCGAGCGGACGGAACGGGATGCCTGGCTGACAGTGGAGAAGGAACGACGGGATCGGGTGACACTCAAGCCTAGACAGATCAAGAGGTTGGTGGCGCTTGTTTCGGGCGGAGACTTTGCGGGCGGCGGGGCGGCATTGAAAGAGTTGCGGGTGACCGGCAACCGGTTCGGCCTGGAGGTCTATTTCGTACGGCACGGGTTTCTGGGGTTGGCCAACAACTGGATTGAAAAGGTCTCGGAACAGGACACGCGCATGATGGGCAGCCGTCCCAGCAGCCCGATCGGCAGCAGCCGGTTCGAGGATTTCAAGGATCAACAGGTGCAGCAGGCAGCCGTCCGCAATCTGGAGCCGTATCTGCGAGATGGCGCACTGGTGGTATTGGGAGGCGATGGAAGTTTACGCGGCGCGCGTGCGATGTATGAAATGTTCGGCGTCCAAGTGGCAGGGATCCCAGGTACGATCGACAACAACATTCGCGGGACCGTCTCGTTGGGGTTCCACTCGGCCCTTCGGCTGGCGGATCAGTCCATCGAATCGCTCAAGGCCACGAGCTCCGCGATGGGCAGCATCTTTTTTGTCGAATTGATGGGTGCCGGGTCCGGTCACCTTGCGTTGGCATGCGCCTATCAGGCGAGAGCGGAAGGGGTATTGGTCAACGAACATCCGGACCCTGATACCTACATCAATGACGTGATTCTTGGAACCCTGAAGCGATCGCTGGGGGTACCCAACAAGAGCCATTTGTTCATTGTCGCCGAGCGGACCCCCCATCAACATCACCCTGATGGAGGCATCCACGGATTACCCGACTATGTGGCCCGTGAAATTTCGAAATGGCCGCAGGTCTGTCCGCAGCCGGGCCACTATCCGCTCACTCCCGCCACCAAAGCAACAATTCTGGGACATACGCTCCGTGGGGCCCCTCCGACACCCGAGGACAAAGCCATCGCACAACAATTGGCGTACGAAACCGTGAGACGTTTGGTGGAACAGCCGGACGACATCGTCGGCTGCATGGTCGCGTATCGCGAGCCGGGCTCGATTGAAACCATTCCATTACACGCGCTGACTTCCAAACCCTTCGATTGGGAAATCTTTTCGCGCATGCATGGACAGGAGACTCGGATGATTGACGGTTGA